The Sulfurospirillum deleyianum DSM 6946 nucleotide sequence TAAATGCGAATAAACGACTCACCATCTACAATTTCACGTCCGAGTGTTCCTTTCACCTGAAACCCTACAAAAACAACCGCATTTTTAGGATTCCAGATGCGCTGCTTCAAATGATGTAACACTCTTCCTCCCGTACACATACCGCTTCCAGCAATAATAATCGCTTTTTTTTCTACGTCATTAATTTCCATTGAATCTTTTTTACGTTGTGTATGACGTAATTGTGGAAAGGAAAAAGGGTCATCGCCTAAGCTGACATGTAACCCCACGGTTTGATTCATATGCATAGGATATTTTTGATAAATCTTGGTTGCTTCAATAGCCAAAGGACTGTCTAAAAACACATGACAATTTCCTAACAATCCCTCATCATGCATCTGTCGCAATAACCATAAAATCTCTTGTGTTCGCTCTAAAGCAAAAGAAGGAATGACGATATTGCCACCCTCTTTTAACGTTTGGGTAATTACCGTTTTAAACTCATCAATGCTCTCTTGAAGTGCGCGATGTTCCCTATCCCCATAGGTAGATTCAATAAAAAGCGTTTGAGCCTCTAAAACAGGGGTTAATTCATTGAGTAAAAGACGATTTTTACTCCCTAAATCTCCTGAAAATATAACACTTTTTTCAACCTCATCTTCTCTAAAATGCATTTGAATAAATGCACTCCCTATAATATGCCCTGCATCATGAAAACTCATCGTTAAAAAAGGAGCGATTTTTATGGTTTCTTCATACTGTGCGTAGCGTATCTTTTGCGCAAAGACATTTTCCACATGCTCTTTGGTGTACAAAGGCTCTTGCACCGAAGCCTCTTCTCCCCTACGCAGTGCTTTTCTTAGTTGCGTTTCATACT carries:
- a CDS encoding MBL fold metallo-hydrolase RNA specificity domain-containing protein, translated to MANVTSYGGASMVTGSCHLVEIHSIKILIDCGMIQGELWQENYNPFGFNPREIDYLILTHAHTDHIGRVPKLVKEGFRGQIIATEATLDIAYIMLLDSAVLLMEEYETQLRKALRRGEEASVQEPLYTKEHVENVFAQKIRYAQYEETIKIAPFLTMSFHDAGHIIGSAFIQMHFREDEVEKSVIFSGDLGSKNRLLLNELTPVLEAQTLFIESTYGDREHRALQESIDEFKTVITQTLKEGGNIVIPSFALERTQEILWLLRQMHDEGLLGNCHVFLDSPLAIEATKIYQKYPMHMNQTVGLHVSLGDDPFSFPQLRHTQRKKDSMEINDVEKKAIIIAGSGMCTGGRVLHHLKQRIWNPKNAVVFVGFQVKGTLGREIVDGESFIRIYGEDIKVRAKIYTINGFSAHADRDDMLQWIKPMEGLNHIYLIHGEPDKLELFKTYLKENTGLKVHIVKRNETIYV